One window from the genome of Oreochromis niloticus isolate F11D_XX linkage group LG20, O_niloticus_UMD_NMBU, whole genome shotgun sequence encodes:
- the tnfrsf9a gene encoding tumor necrosis factor receptor superfamily member 9a, with product MAVITWLIVLFLGIQCSVGEINTGCKLWKIKGDDVCCDTCHPGHHLVKECGRTPKDLCTPCEPGTYTMDPKKYSCYPCTQCVGAQVTLQACTATTDTKCGCREGLTCGDESCSFCVKTCEKGFEPTEYRDCRKCPNGTFNDKVHQKCKPWSTKCSNPNEQIVFKGDALNDIKCVPVTPETTRAPKVEPSDAQDPIWPLLVIVGILVLFPVTIIIIMIVAVKKLQKRKKTKKRIHEKIIVNPTDDPRTLIAIECSFHEAQQEQGSTCSSESLDSKDSSEQLIA from the exons ATGGCTGTAATCACCTGGCTGATCGTTCTCTTTCTGGGCATCCAGTGCAGTGTTGGGGAGATTAATACGGGCTGCAAGTTATGGAAGATAAAGGGGGACGATGTTTGCTGTGACACCTGTCACCCag GACATCACCTAGTCAAGGAGTGTGGTCGAACCCCAAAAGACCTTTGTACACCCTGTGAGCCCGGGACCTATACAATGGATCCTAAAAAGTACAGCTGTTACCCTTGTACACAGTGTGTAG GTGCTCAGGTCACTCTACAAGCCTGCACTGCCACAACTGATACCAAGTGTGGCTGTAGAGAAGGACTTACTTGTGGTGATGAAAGTTGTTCCTTCTGTGTGAAGACATGTGAAAAAGGCTTTGAACCTACAGAGTATC GTGATTGCAGAAAATGTCCAAATGGAACTTTTAACGACAAAGTTCACCAGAAGTGCAAACCCTGGAGTACCAA GTGCTCCAATCCAAATGAGCAGATTGTGTTCAAAGGAGATGCATTAAATGACATTAAGTGTGTTCCAGTTACACCTGAGACAACACGTGCCCCAAAAGTTGAACCATCTG ATGCTCAAGACCCGATATGGCCACTGCTTGTTATCGTTGGCATACTTGTGTTGTTCCCCGTcaccatcatcattatcatgATCGTGGCTGTGAAAAAACtccagaaaagaaagaagacaaagaagagAATTCATGAAAAAATCATTGTAAACCCTACAG atgaccccaggACATTAATTGCAATAGAGTGCAGTTTCCATGAGGCTCAGCAGGAACAGGGCAGCACTTGCAGCTCAGAGTCACTGGACTCTAAGGACTCTTCAGAGCAGCTGATTGCATGA